CCCTGCTCCGTAACACGGCAGCCGGCACACCCGCCATCGCCGCGCGACGCCCGATCCGTGATTCCTCATCGGGCCGTCACCTGCCCTCTCCAAGTCCCGACGCCCCAATCCTGCCGCGAACCGATGGCCCAACTCTCACGAACCCCGAAGTCACGGCGCACAGTCCCCGTCATCCACGACGAACCCGAGGTCACCAACATGATCGACGCCGCGCGCTCGCACTACGGCGACCGCGTCACCACAGCCCGCAGCGGCAACGACTACATCGCCGACACTCGAGGCGAAGCCGCCGGAGGACGAGCGGGCCCGAGCCGGTTCATCGCCCGGCCTGCGGCCGTTCGTCCGCTTCACTTGGCATTTCCTCCGCACGGCACTACGCTCCGCGCGTGTTCCGTCCCTGCATCGACCTGCACGAAGGCCGCGTGAAACAAATCGTCGGCGGCACACTCGGCGATGACCCCGCCGCGCTCCGCACGAACTTCACCTCGCCCCGCCCCGCCGCTTGGTTCGCCCAACTCTACAAGCGCGACGGACTCCGCGGCGGCCACGTGATCCAGCTCGGCCCCGGCAATGAAATCGCCGCCCGCGAGGCGCTCGCCGCATTCCCCGGCGGTCTCCAGGTCGGCGGCGGCGTGAATCTCGACAACGCCCGCGCGTGGCTCGACGCCGGCGCCTCGCACGTCATCGTCACCTCCTGGGTTTTCCGCGACGCGCAGCTCGACTTCGACCGCGTCCGCGCGCTCGTCGCCGCCATCGGGCGCGAACGGCTCGTGCTCGACCTGAGCTGCCGCAAACGCGACGGCCGCTACTGGGTCGTCACCGACCGCTGGCAGAAGTTCACCGAGTTCGCCGTCAACGGATCCGCCCTCGCGCGGCTGGCGGCGTTCTGCGATGAATTCCTCATTCACGCCGTCGACGTTGAGGGCCTCTGCGGCGGCGTGGACCTCGAACTCGTCTCGCAGCTCGCAGAAACTTCGCCGCTCCCGACGACTTACGCCGGCGGCGCGCGCTCGCTGCTCGACCTCGAGGAAGTCACGCGCACCGGCCGCGGACGCATCCACCTCACCATCGGCAGCGCGCTGGACATCTTTGGTGGAACCGGCGTCCGCTACGAAGACTGCGTCGCATTCAACAAGTCCCATCCGTCCCCTCCATCCCACGGGACCGATGTGCCGCGCCACTGACCCGCCTCCATGCCGCCCGCCCCGCCCGCCACCGAGTTCGCCGTCCGCGGCATGAACTGCCAGGGCTGCGTGCGCCACGTCGCTGACGCCATCCAGTCCGTGCCCGGCGTCGAGACGGCGGTGGTGGACCTCGCTTCCGCGCGCGCGACCGTGCGCTGGAAATCCGGCGCGACTCCCGCGAACGACGCCGTGACCGCCGCCGTAAAAGCCGCCGGCTACGGCGCCGGGTTCATTCCGCATTCCGCAGCCCGCACGCCACACGCCGCTGCCGAAAGCTGGCGCGCGAGCGTGCTGCTCGGCGCGGCCGCCACGATCCCGCTGATGATCGGCGAGTGGGTGTTCGGCCTCGGCATGGAACGCTGGTGGCACTGGACGGGCTTCGCGCTCGCGCTGCCCACGCAGGTGTTTTGCGGCGGCCGCTTCTATCGCGGCGCGTGGCGGCTGCTCAAGGCCGGCGGCGCGAACATGGACACGCTCGTTGCGCTCGGCTCCACCACGGCGTTTGCCTACAGCGTGTTCGGGCTCTTCGCCGGCTGGCACACGCACCTCTATTTCATGGAGGCCGCCTCCATCATCACCGTCGTCAGCGCGGGGCACTGGATGGAATCGCTCGCCAGCGCGAAGGCCGCGTCCGCGCTGCGCGCTCTTCTCAGTCTCGCGCCCCACACCGCGCGCAAACTCGACGCCGCCGGCGCCGAAAGCGAAGTCCCCGTCGCCTCGCTGCGCGCCGAGGACCGCGTCGCGTTGCGCCCCGGCGACCGCGTGCCCGTGGACGGCGACGTGCTCGAGGGCGCGTCCGCCGTGGACGAGGCCATGCTCACCGGCGAGTCGCTCCCCGTCGAAAAGTCCGCGGGCGCGAAGCTCTTCACCGGCACCGTGAATCAAAACGGCCGCCTCGTCATGCGCGTCACCGCCACCGGTGAATCCACCGCCCTCGCGCACATCATCTCCGTCGTGCAGCACGCACAGGCGAGCCGCGCGAACATCCAGAAACTCGGCGACCGCGTCAGCGCCGTGTTCGTTCCCGTCGTCGCGGTCGCCGCCCTCGCCACGGGCTTGTGGTGGGGGCTCGCGTTCGAAAGCGCGAAGTCGCTCCACACGTCACTCGCAGCCGCGCTGTGGATGTCGCACCTGCCCGGCACCGCGCTGGCGGCCGCGTTCATCCACGCCGCCGCCGTGTTGATCGTCGCCTGCCCTTGCGCGATGGGGCTCGCCACCCCCGCCGCCATCATGGCCGGCACCAACGCCGCCGCCCGGCGCGGGATTCTCATCCGCGACGGCCTCGCGCTCGAGAAATGCGGCACGATCACCGCCGTGCTCTTCGACAAGACCGGCACCCTCACGCAAGGCAAACTCGCCGTGGCCGCGACGCACGAGTGCGGGCCGCCCGGCCGCCGCCAAGGCCGGCTCGCACCACTCGCGGCCGCGCTCGCCGGGCCTTCGAACCATCCGTTGAGCCGCGCCGTTGCCTCGGGACTCAAACCCACGGACGAAGCCCCCGACTGGCACGAGGTGCACGGCTGGCGCGAAGTCCGCGGCTCCGGCGTCGAGATGATTCTCGACGATGAACCGGCGCGACTGGGTTCGCCCGCGTGGTTGCGCGAATGCGGCGTGGACTTCACGCCCGCGGACGGCTTCGTTGCGCAATGGACCGGCAGCGGCGCGACCGTGCTCGGCGTTGCGCGGGGGAACAAGCTGGTCGGCGCCATCGCCTTGCGCGACGCGCTCAAGTCCCGCGCCGGCGAAGTCGTGCGCGAACTTACCGCCGGCGGGCGCCGCGTCTGCCTCGTCACCGGCGACAACACCGCGACCGCGCGGGCGATCGCGGCGCAGGCGGGCATCGCCGCGGAAAACGTCTTCGCCGGGGTCCGGCCGGAACGGAAGGCCGAGATCGTGCGCGACCTGCAGTCACGCGGCGGGCGCGTGGCCTTTGTCGGCGACGGCATCAACGACGCGCCCGCGCTCGAACAGGCCGACCTCGGCGTGGCGGTGAGCCGCGCGAGCGACGTCGCGCGCGAGGCGGCGGACATCGTGCTGTTGCGCTCCGACATCGAGGCCGTGCCCGAGGCGCTCGGGCTCGCACAAGCGACGCTGCGCACCATCAGGCAGAATCTATTCTGGGCGTTCTTCTACAACGCCGCCGCCGTGCCGCTCGCCGCGCTCGGTTTCATCAGTCCCATCTTGTGCGCCGCCGCGATGGGCGCGAGTGATGTCGTCGTCATCGGCAACGCCCTGCGCCTCGCGCGGTGGCGCCACGGCCGGCGGCGGCAGGGTTTCGAGCCGCGCCTTTGGGGTTCCCCCATTCAACACTCGACACCCCGCCCCGCCCCGGCTAAGACGCACCCAAACCCGCCGACATGAAAACGCTCCGCCCGACACTCGCCGCCTCGCTGCTCGTCGCCACGCTCACCGTCGCCGCGGCGGACCGGGGCAAGCCCATCAAACTCACCGACGGCAAGACCTTCGCCGGGTGGGTCGGCGACACCAACAAGACGTGGCGCATCGTGGACGGCGCGTTCGTCGGCGGCACGCTCGACGCGAAAGTGCCGCGCAACGAGTTCCTGCGCAGCGAGCGCGCGTTCACCAATTTCGTCCTCCGCGTGAAGTTCAGGCTCGTGGGCACGGAGGGCTTCGTGAACGGCGGCGTGCAAATCCGCAGCCAGCCCGCCCTCCAGCCGCCCAACGAGATGGTCGGCTACCAGTGCGACATCGGCGACGGCTGGTGGGGTGCCATCTACGACGAGACCCGCCGCAACAAGGTGCTGGTCAAGCCGGACGCCGGAGCCGTTGCGAAGGCGGTGAAGAAGGGCGAATGGAACGAATACGAAATCCGCGCCGAGGGCAGACGCATCCGCACCTCGATCAACGGCGTGGCGATGGTGGACTACACGGAGCCCGATGACAGCATCCCGCAGCACGGGTTGCTCGGCTTGCAAGTCCACGGCGGCGGCAAGACGGAGATGAGCTACAAGGACATCACGGTCGAGGAACTGCCCTAGGCGGCACAGCCTGGCTTCGGGTGGCGGCCGGACCGCAACCGCGCGCGCGTGTGAACAACGCGTGAATCGAATTCCAAGAACTCCGCGTTGCGCCCCATCCACGATTCCAGTCTGCTGTGTCTCCCATGATTGACACCGTTGACTCGCCCGCGCCCCCACCGCCGAACCCGCCGCCCGACTTGAAGCGCGGCGTGCGCCAGCGCGCGAAAATCGAGAGCGCGCGCGTGGACCGCGAGCCGCCGCATTCCGAGGACGCCGAGCGCGCCGTGATGGCGTGCCTGCTGCTCGAGCCGTCCGCGTGCATTCCCGTCTGCATCGGGCGCTTCAAGGGCGACGCGAACGTCTTCTACGACCCGCGCCATCAGGTGCTCTACGACACCCTGGTGGAGATGTTCGATGAGCAGGCAAAGATCGACGTCATCACCGTTCACCAGCGCCTCAAGGAGCGCGGCAAGGTGGACATGCTCGGCGGCGTGCCGGGACTTTCCGCGCTTCAACTCGCCGTCGGATCCGCGGCCAGCCTCGATCATTACGCGGACATCGTCCGCGCGAAACACCTCCTGCGCCAGATGATCGCCACGTGCTCGGGCGTCATCAGCCGCCTTTACGATCAGGAAGGCGACGTGGACGAGATCATGGACGAGGTCGAGCGCGACGTGCTCAAAGTCTGCGAGGCGCGCGTCGAGCCGACGGTGAGATCCATCAAGGACCTCACGCATCACGCGATCGGGCAGGTCCAGGCGTTCCACGAAAACAAGGGCGCGCTGAGAGGGCTGTCGACGGGGTTCCCGGATCTCGACCGGATCACGACCGGGTTGCAGCCGGGCGAGATGATCGTCATCGCCGCGCGCCCGTCGATGGGCAAGACCTCGCTTGCCATGAACATCGCGGAGAACGTCGTGCTGGGCGAACGGCCGCTGCCCGTCGGGGTGTTCAGCCTGGAAATGACCGCCGAATCCCTCGTGCTGCGCATCTTGTGCTCGCACGCGCGCGTGAACATGCGGCAGATGCGCGAAGGCTTCATGGAGGAGCGGGAATTCCCGCGGCTGACCACCGCGGCGGGCCGGCTGTGCACCGCGCCGCTGTTCATCGACGACACCTCGGGCCTTTCCATCCTTCAGCTCCGCGCCAAGGCCCGGCGCATGGCGCAGCAGTATGGCGTGCGGCTCTTCGTCATTGACTACCTCCAGTTGCTCCATTCTACTGCGGCGCGCTCGAAGGAAAACCGGCAGCAGGAGATCGCGGAAATCTCGAGCGGCATCAAGGCGCTGGCCAAGGAACTGCGGGTTCCCGTCATCGTTTTGGCCCAGCTCAACCGTGAAATCGAGAAGGACCGCGGCCGCAAGCCGCGCCTTTCCGACCTCCGCGAATCCGGCGCCATCGAGCAGGACGCCGACCTGGTCGGGTTGCTTTACAAGCCCGCCACCGAAGACGATGAAGACGGCGCCCCGCCCGAGGGACACGACGGGCTGCCCGTGAACCTCTTCATCGCCAAGCAGCGCAACGGCCCGACCGGGGACATTCCGCTGACGTTCCTGAAAGGCTACACCCGGTTCGAAAGCGCCGCGAAAATCAGCGCGGACGATGTGCCGGGCGAGTGACACCGGTCGAGGAACGCGGTTGCGGCGGTCCGGTGAAACCACGAATGAACACGAATGCACGCGAATGAAGCCACGACGTGGAGCGACCTGGATTCTGTTTCAACCGGGTCCATCTGCGCCGGCCCGCACCCGTTCCCGGAGTAGACCCACTCCCATCCCACACGACCCGATGAACCGCAAACTGCTCCGCCGTTACTGCATCCTCTTCGCGCTGCTCGCCTACTGGGTGACCGCGCAGGCGCAGGTGCCCGCATTGCCGCCCGTCCGCGCCATCGAGATCGAGCACATCGGCCCGCCCGCCGTCGGCGACGCGCGCATCCACTCCTTCATCCGCCTCAAAGTGGGAGACCCGTTCAACCGCAGCATCGTGGACGAGGACATTCGCCGGCTTTACGACACCGGCAACTTCTACAACATCCGCATCGGGGAGGAACTCGTGGCGGGCGGATTCAAGATCATTTACAGGGTGCAGGGCAAACCGCGGATCGAGGACATCCGCTTCGAGGGCAACAAGCAGAAGAGCACCTCCTCCCTGCTCAAGAAAATCACGTCCAAACCCGGCCAACCGCTCGACGATCACAAGCTCTACACCGACGCCGAGGCGATCAAGAAACTCTACCAGCTTTCCGGCTACCAGAAGACGCAGGTCAAACCCACCATCAGCATCAACGAGGCCGCCGGCCGCGGCACCGTCACCTTTGAGATCACCGAGTCGCCCAAGGTGAAGATCAAGAACATCGTCTTCGACGGCGCGACCGAGTTCACCCAAAAGAAACTCGCCGGCGTGCTCAAGACCAAGCGGCGCTGGATGTTCTCGTGGATCACCGGCTCCGGCGTGCTCAAGGACGACGAGTTCGACGAGGACCTCGAGCGCCTCGCCGAGTTCTACCGGAACGAGGGCTACATCGACTTCCGCGCCGTGGAGCTGAAGGACGTGAAGTTCGAGCAGACCGATCCCAAGTGGGTGACCATCCGCATCCCCATCTTCGAGGGCCGCAAATACAACGTCGGCACCGTGGCCTTCAAGGGCAACAGCCTCTTCCCCGCCGAGCAAATCCGCGCCGGCTGGGAGGCGGGCCGCGGCATCCAGATGACCGAGGGCAAGACGTTCACGCCGAAGGGGCTCGAGACCGACCTGCGCGCCATCCGGGATTTCTACGGGGCCAAGGGATACATCACCGCGCGCGCCGATGCAGCGAAGAATCCAAACGTCGAGACCGGCAACATCGACCTCGTCTACGAGATCGTTGAAAGCGACAAGGCTTACGTCGAGCGCATCGACATCCGCGGCAACATCAAAACCAAGGAGAAGGTCATCCGCCGCGAACTGGCCATCGCGCCGGGCGAGACCTTCGACATGGTGAGCGTGAACCTCAGCCGCCAGCGCATCGAGAACCTGAACTACTTCGAGAAGGTCGAAACCGCGCCCGAGCCCACCGACGTGCCGAACCGCAAGAACCTCGTCCTCACCGTCGAGGAGAAGAACACCGGCAACTTCTCCCTCGGCGCGGGCTTCAGCTCCATCGACAGCGTGCTCGGATTCGTCGAGGTCACACAGGGCAACTTCGACCTGTTCAAGCCGCCCTACTTCACCGGCGGCGGGCAGAAGGGGCGCCTGCGCCTCTCCTACGGCGCGCGCCGCCAGGATTACGTGGCGACGTTTGTCGAACCGTGGTTCCTCGACCGCAAGCTCGCCCTCGGTGCCGATGTCTATCACCGCAATTCCGACTACAACGTCCTCCTCTACGACGAGGTGCAAACCGGCGCACGCATCAGCCTGGAACGCGCGCTCGGGAGCGACTTCCTCCGCGGAAACTTCACCTACACCATCGAAAGCGTCGGCATCAAGAACGTCGCCACCAACGCCTCGCCGGAACTCGTGGGCGAGACGGGGCGCAGCCTCGTTTCGAAAGTCGGCCTCGGCCTCAGCTACGACACCCGCCGCGGCGGGCTCATCCCCAGCGGCGGCCAGCGCACGGGCATCACGGCCGAACTTGCCGGCGGCCCGCTCGGCGGCGAGAACGACTTCTACAAGCTCGAACTCGGCAGCTCCTGGTATTTCCCCGGCTTCCGCGAGGGGCACCTGCTCGAACTCGGCGGCCGCATCGGCTCGGTCGAGCCTTACGGCAGCTCGACGAACATCACCATCTTCAACCGTTACTTCCTCGGCGGCCCGCGCACGTTGCGCGGCTTCGAGTATTACGGCGTCGGCCCGCGCGACTCGCTCCGCGAGCCCTTCGGCGGCAAGACCTACTGGATGAGCTCCGTCGAATACAGCGTCCCCACTATCATCGACCGCCTCCGCGCGGCCGTCTTCTACGACATCGGCAACGTCTACACGAGCGCCTTCAGCTTCAACCCGAACAAGGCGCGCGGCGAAGTGCTTTACAGCGACAACTACGGCGTGGGCGTGCGCCTCAACCTGCCCTTCGGCCCGCTGCGCCTCGACTACGGCTGGCCCATCAAGAAGGATGCCTTCACCGGCGGCGGCGGTCGCTTCAACTTCGACGTGGGATTCACACGCGACTTCTAGCCCGAACTCACCCATCGCTTGCGCCGCTGAAAAGCCCCGGCCCGTCTTGAGCAAATCCGATTCGTCGTTGTCTATCGCCCGTTGCCCGCTAAACTGACCCTCTTATGAAACTACGCTTCGCCGCCGCCGCCCTCGCCGCCCTCGCATTGTCGGCGACGCCGCTTCGCGCCGCCGACCTCAAGCTCGCCACGGTCAACCTCAAGAAGACCTTCGACGACTACTGGAAGACCAAGCAGGCCGACAAAATCCTCAAGGAAGACGGCGAGGCGCTCCAAACCCGCTACAACGGCATGATGGAGGACTTGAAGAAGTCCGCCGACGAATATCGCAAACTCCTCGAGGCCGCCGCCGACACCGCCATCTCCGAGACCGAGCGCGCCAAGCGCAAGAAAACCGCCGAGGACAAGGAGCGCAACCTCAAGGACATGGATAACGCGCTCAAGACGTGGATGCGCTCCGCCGACGCGCAGGTGCAGGAAAAGAAGCGCAACCTCCGCGAGAAAATCCTCACGGAAATCCGCTCCTACATCGAGGCGCGCGCCAAGGCGGGCGGCTTCATTGCCGTGCTCGACTCCTCCTCCGAGAGCCTCAGCAACGCGCCGATCCTCCTCTACAACGGCGGCCTCACCGACCTCACGGATGAATTGCTCAAGCAACTCAACGCCACCGCCCCGCCCCCGACTCCCGAGCCGCCCGCCAAGACCGGCGACCTCGGCACCAAACCCGTCGAACCCGTCGCCAAGCCCATCGAGAAGAAGGACGAGAAGAAGTAATCCGATCCCCCCTCTTGCTTCTCACCTCGATTCCATGCCCTCCCTTGCCAACAAGTGGGTCCTCATCACGGGCGCGTCCGCCGGCTTCGGCGCCGCCGCCGCGCGGGCGTTCGCGCGTGAAGGCTGCAACCTTTTGCTCGGCGCCCGCCGGGGGGACCGCCTCGAAGCCGTCGCCGCCGAGTGCCGCGCGCTGGGCGCGCCTTCCGCGCATGCGTGCAGGATGGATGTGGGCAGCACGCCGAGCGTGAACGCCTTTGCAGACTGGACCAAGTCCCTCACGCCGAAGGTGGACGTGCTCATCAACAACGCCGGCGGCGCGCACGGGCTCGACACGGTGGCCAACGGCAGGGACGAGGATTGGGACGCGATGGTGCAGAGCAACTTCCTCGGCGTCATGCGGGTGACCCGCGCCATCCTGCCGCTGATGCTCAACAACCCCGGCAGCTACATCCTGAACATCGGCTCGGTGGCCGGCATCGTCGCTTACGAAGGCGGCTCGGTGTATTGCGGCGTGAAGGCGGCCGAGTTGATGATCACCCGCGCGCTGCGCCTCGAACTCTGCGGCACCGGCGTGCGCGTCGGCTCGATCGACCCCGGCATGGCCGAAACGGAGTTCAGCCTGGTGCGCTTCAAGGGCGACAAGTCGCGCTCGGACAAGGTTTACGAGGGAGTCGAGCCGCTCACGGCGGAGGATGTCGCGGAGTTGCTCGTCTTCTGCGCGAGCCGTCCGCCCCACGTCTGCGTGGACCAACTCCTCGTCAAGTGCACCGACCAGGCCGCCATCCACAAGGTGCACCGTCGCACCGCCAGGTAGTTCCGCGGGCCACCCGGCGGGTCACATCATCGGAAACAGCTTCGCCAGCACGATGACCACGGCGAGGCCGACAAAGCCCATCAGCGTCACCATCGGCGAGTAGAACTTCAGCGCCTCGCGCTCAGTCAGCCCGCTCATCTTGCACACGACCCAGAAGCCGCTGTCGTTCATCCACGGCACGGGCTTGGAGCCGCAGCCGATCGCCAGCGCGAGGTAGACCGGATGAAACCCCATCTGCGCCGGGTCCGCCATGCCGCCGAGCATGCCCACGGTCGTGATCATCGCGACGGTGGCCGAGCCTTGCGCGACGCGGATGAGCGCGGTGACACAGAACGCGAGCGGCAGGATGGCAATGTTGTGGTGCGTCGAGAGTTCCTGGATGCGCGGGCCGATGCCGCTCTGTTGCAGCACGCCGCCGAACGCGCCGCCCGCCGCCGTGATGAGGATGATCAGCCCGGCTTCCGAGAGCGCGTCCTGCGTGGCCGCGCCCAGCGAGGCGAGGCTCGAGCGCTTCTGCCACGCGAGCAGGCCGAGTGCGATGGCCGCCGAGAGGGCGAGCGCGATGTTCGGGTCCCCGAGCGTGTGGAACCACGACGCGAGCGCCTTCAATTCCGCCGCGACTTCCCCGGGCGGCCGCGACTTGAGCAGCGACGCGAGCAGCGTGTCGCCGCTGATGAGAAACACCGGCAGCACGATGGGCAGCAGCGAGAGCCAGAACGGCGGCAGGGCCTGCTCGTCGCGCTTCGCGAGTTGTTCAAGCTCTGCGAGGTTCGTGTTTGGCGACTCGCGCAACGGGATTTCGTTGCGGCGGTTGACCCACTTCGCCCAGGAGTAACCGGCGACGGCCGTGAACGCGCTCACCACGCAGCCGCCGAGGATCATCAGGCCCATGTTCACGTTGAGTGCCGCGGCGACGAACAGCGGGCCGGGCGTCGGCGGCGCGAGCGAGTGCGTCATGGTTGCGCCCGCGATGATCGTGAGGATGTAGAAGAGATAGTTGCGCCCGGTGCGCAGGCGCATGGCTTTGCCGACGGGAATCATGAGCAGGAACACCGTGTCGAAGAAGACCGGGATGCCGAGCAGGTAGCCGCTCGTGAGAAAGGCCAGCGGCGCGCGCGACTCGCCGAGCACGCCGAGCACGCCGCGCACGATCTTGTCCGCGCCGCCGGAGTCGAGCAGGCACTTGCCGACGATGGAGGCCATGGCGATGAGGATGCCAATCTTGCCGCACGTGGAGCCGAACTCGCGCGCGACGCGCTCGGACGCGGAGCGGTTCGCCAGCGTCTTGGCCTCCTGCGGAGACATCTTGTTCTTCATCGCGAAGTCCACCAGCGCCCGCTCGCTGGTGAGCGCGCCGACGACGAGCGCGCCGAGGACCAGCGCGAGAAAAGCGTGCAGCCGGAAGGCCAGGATGCCGCCCATCACAACCACGATGCCGATGAGGAGAATCCAAAGCGGGTCCATGCGGGCAATGAGTGTCGCGCAGTGTGCTGCGCGGGCGGGTGCCGAGTCGAGCGGTGATTTCGATCGCGGCCGATACTTGCACTCGTCCGCGGCGTCCCCGACTTCCCAATCCTCTCGATTCGAGAACTGCGCGGAGCTGTCACGGAGTCCACAGCGTCCCCGGCTCCCGCTTCGGCGCGGGCGAGGCCGTGCGGCGGGCTTTGAGCGTGATGTAAGGCGGCACGAACCAGCTTCGATGCCCGAAACTCCCCGGCCGCGCCGTCGGGTCCGAGTAGCGCGGTTCCACGACATCCTCGATGACAAACCCGGCGCGGCACAACCCGCCGAGCAAATCCTCAAGCCGGTGCAGGAACTCCATCGTGCCGGTCTCGCGATGCTCGGCGGCCTTCACAAGCGGCGCAAGCGGGCCGGCGTGATAGTAAGGCGCCACAAGCTTGTAGCCGTTGTCCTCGGGCTCCGCGCCGGCCTGCAAGCTCACCGGCTGCTTGTGCTGCACGATGTAAAGGCCGCCCGCCGCCGTGACGCGCGCGACTTCGCGATGCACCGCGGCGACATCCGGCACGTAGCACGAACTGACCGGTTGCAAGACGAAGTCGAACGCGGCGTCGCCAAGCGGAAGGTCATCCATCGAAGCCTCCACGAGGTTCACCGACAGCCCGCGAGCCGCGGCCGCCGCGCGGTCGAGATCGAGCATCGCCGGGCTGAGGTCCACCACCGTCACGCTCGCTCCCGCGCTCGCGAAAAGGACGCCGTGCTTCGCGCCGCCCGCGGCGAGGCACAGCACGCGCTTGCCGCGCACGCCATCGGTCAGCCAGCCGAACGGATTGATGACGCGCGCCGGATTCTCGAAATCCTTGTCCGACGCCGGGCGCGTGTGCGCCTGGTTGCGGCGGACGCGCTCATCCCACGCGCGGCGGTTGTGGTCGTGAGCGAGGCTCATGCGGCGAAGGTAACGAAAAGAAAAAGCCCGGCGCGAGCGGGATCGTCGAGGCAGGCATCCTGCCCGCAAGTGACAGCGGAATCCTGCCGCTACCGCCGCGGCCGGACTACTTGCGCCAGCGCCCGAAGAAGCCGCGCTGGATGATCTCGGCGGGTCCGTCGCCCACCGCCGACGCGAGGTCGCGGATGCTGCCGGTGCTGTCGCCGAGCTTCGCCGCGGGCGCTCCCATGAGGTCGAGCAGCGCGAGGTAGAGGTTCGCCATCGGCGTCTCGATCGGATACTCGCGATGCACGCCCGTGCGGATGGCGCCGCCCGCGCCGCCCGCGACGAGCACGGGCAGGTCGTGGTGCGCGTGCGCGTTGCCGTCCGCGATGCCGCTCCCGTAAACCACCGCGCAACGGTCCAGCAGCGTGCCGTCGCCCTCCTTCACGGACTTGAGCTTGCCGAGGAAGTAGGCGAACTGCGTCGTGTGGAATTTGTTGATCTTCGCGATCTTCTCCATCTTCAACTGGTTCTGCCCGTGGTGCGAGAGGTCGTGGTGGCCCTCGTTCACGCCGATCGCAGCATAGCTGCGGTTGCTGCCGTCGTGCGCCGCGAGGAACGTCGCCACGCGCGTCGTGTCCGTCTGGAACGCCAGCGTCATCAGGTCATACATCAGCCGCATGTGCGATTCGTAGTCCGCCGGGATGCCGCTGGGCTTGGAGTAATCGGGCAGCGCCGCGGCAAACTTCTCGGCGCGCTCGATACGCTGCTCGAGTTCGCGGACGGCGCCAAGGTATTCGTCAAGTTTGCGCCGGTCGGTCGCGCCGAGTTTGGACTGGAGCGCCTTCGCGTCCTCGAGCACGAAATCGAGCACGCTCTTCTGATAGTGCTCGCGTCGCGCGCGCGCCTCGGACGCGTCAGCCTTGCTGCCCGCGGCGAAGAGCCGCTCGAATGCCTGCCGCGGATCAATCTCCGGCGGGATGGGCTGCGTCTCGGAGCGCCACGCGAAGTTGAACTGGTAGGCGCAACTGTAGCCCGAGTCGCACGAACCGGCCTGCCGCCCGCGGTCGCAGCCGAGTTCGAGCGACGGCAGCTTCGTCTGCGAACCGATTTTCTGCGCGGCGAGCTGGTCCACCGAAACGCCGACGCGGATGTCCGCGCCCGCGGTCTTGCGGGCCTGCATGCCGGTGAGGAAGGTGGCGTTCGCGCGCGCGTGGTCGCCGGGACCGTCGCCGTTCGCGCGGGCCTTCGTGTGCGCGAGCCCGCTGAGGACGGAGAAATCCTTCCGGAACGCCTTGAGCGGCTCGAGGGTCGGCGTGAGTTCGTAATCGGGGCCGAGGGTCTTCGGCGTCCAGTTCTGCATGTCCTGGCCGTTGGGCGTGTAGACGAACGCCATGCGCACGGGCAGCTTGCCCGCGCCCGCCGCCGCCGCGCGCGAGGCGGGCAGCATGGATTCAAGGACAGGCAACGCGACGATCGTGCCGAGACCGCGCAGAAATGTGCGCCGCGGGAGGTGCCAGGACTTGTGAAGGCTCATGTTCGGGCTATGAGACGACCGTAAAGTTGAGGGGTTTCAATGACAAGCTGGTTTTC
The sequence above is a segment of the Verrucomicrobiota bacterium genome. Coding sequences within it:
- the bamA gene encoding outer membrane protein assembly factor BamA, with product MCRASDTGRGTRLRRSGETTNEHECTRMKPRRGATWILFQPGPSAPARTRSRSRPTPIPHDPMNRKLLRRYCILFALLAYWVTAQAQVPALPPVRAIEIEHIGPPAVGDARIHSFIRLKVGDPFNRSIVDEDIRRLYDTGNFYNIRIGEELVAGGFKIIYRVQGKPRIEDIRFEGNKQKSTSSLLKKITSKPGQPLDDHKLYTDAEAIKKLYQLSGYQKTQVKPTISINEAAGRGTVTFEITESPKVKIKNIVFDGATEFTQKKLAGVLKTKRRWMFSWITGSGVLKDDEFDEDLERLAEFYRNEGYIDFRAVELKDVKFEQTDPKWVTIRIPIFEGRKYNVGTVAFKGNSLFPAEQIRAGWEAGRGIQMTEGKTFTPKGLETDLRAIRDFYGAKGYITARADAAKNPNVETGNIDLVYEIVESDKAYVERIDIRGNIKTKEKVIRRELAIAPGETFDMVSVNLSRQRIENLNYFEKVETAPEPTDVPNRKNLVLTVEEKNTGNFSLGAGFSSIDSVLGFVEVTQGNFDLFKPPYFTGGGQKGRLRLSYGARRQDYVATFVEPWFLDRKLALGADVYHRNSDYNVLLYDEVQTGARISLERALGSDFLRGNFTYTIESVGIKNVATNASPELVGETGRSLVSKVGLGLSYDTRRGGLIPSGGQRTGITAELAGGPLGGENDFYKLELGSSWYFPGFREGHLLELGGRIGSVEPYGSSTNITIFNRYFLGGPRTLRGFEYYGVGPRDSLREPFGGKTYWMSSVEYSVPTIIDRLRAAVFYDIGNVYTSAFSFNPNKARGEVLYSDNYGVGVRLNLPFGPLRLDYGWPIKKDAFTGGGGRFNFDVGFTRDF
- a CDS encoding OmpH family outer membrane protein, with product MKLRFAAAALAALALSATPLRAADLKLATVNLKKTFDDYWKTKQADKILKEDGEALQTRYNGMMEDLKKSADEYRKLLEAAADTAISETERAKRKKTAEDKERNLKDMDNALKTWMRSADAQVQEKKRNLREKILTEIRSYIEARAKAGGFIAVLDSSSESLSNAPILLYNGGLTDLTDELLKQLNATAPPPTPEPPAKTGDLGTKPVEPVAKPIEKKDEKK
- a CDS encoding SDR family NAD(P)-dependent oxidoreductase → MNCSSNSTPPPRPRLPSRPPRPATSAPNPSNPSPSPSRRRTRRSNPIPPLASHLDSMPSLANKWVLITGASAGFGAAAARAFAREGCNLLLGARRGDRLEAVAAECRALGAPSAHACRMDVGSTPSVNAFADWTKSLTPKVDVLINNAGGAHGLDTVANGRDEDWDAMVQSNFLGVMRVTRAILPLMLNNPGSYILNIGSVAGIVAYEGGSVYCGVKAAELMITRALRLELCGTGVRVGSIDPGMAETEFSLVRFKGDKSRSDKVYEGVEPLTAEDVAELLVFCASRPPHVCVDQLLVKCTDQAAIHKVHRRTAR
- a CDS encoding GntP family permease, with the translated sequence MDPLWILLIGIVVVMGGILAFRLHAFLALVLGALVVGALTSERALVDFAMKNKMSPQEAKTLANRSASERVAREFGSTCGKIGILIAMASIVGKCLLDSGGADKIVRGVLGVLGESRAPLAFLTSGYLLGIPVFFDTVFLLMIPVGKAMRLRTGRNYLFYILTIIAGATMTHSLAPPTPGPLFVAAALNVNMGLMILGGCVVSAFTAVAGYSWAKWVNRRNEIPLRESPNTNLAELEQLAKRDEQALPPFWLSLLPIVLPVFLISGDTLLASLLKSRPPGEVAAELKALASWFHTLGDPNIALALSAAIALGLLAWQKRSSLASLGAATQDALSEAGLIILITAAGGAFGGVLQQSGIGPRIQELSTHHNIAILPLAFCVTALIRVAQGSATVAMITTVGMLGGMADPAQMGFHPVYLALAIGCGSKPVPWMNDSGFWVVCKMSGLTEREALKFYSPMVTLMGFVGLAVVIVLAKLFPMM